The Streptomyces sp. NBC_00344 genome includes a window with the following:
- the gyrA gene encoding DNA gyrase subunit A → MADENSPVMPEEVPAVPGVGMRVEPVGLETEMQRSYLDYAMSVIVSRALPDVRDGLKPVHRRVLYAMYDGGYRPEKGFYKCARVVGDVMGTYHPHGDSSIYDALVRLAQHWSMRMPLVDSNGNFGSPGNDPAAAMRYTECKMMPLSMEMVRDIDEETVDLQDNYDGRNQEPVVLPARFPNLLVNGSAGIAVGMATNIPPHNLREVAAGAQWYLENPEASHEELLDALMERIKGPDFPTGALVVGRKGIEEAYRTGRGSITMRAVVAVEEIQNRQCLVVTELPYQTNPDNLAQKIADLVKDGKVGGIADVRDETSSRTGQRLVVVLKRDAVAKVVLNNLYKHTDLQSNFGANMLALVDGVPRTLSIDAFIRHWVTHQIEVIVRRTKFRLRKAEERAHILRGLLKALDAIDEVIALIRRSQTVEVAREGLMGLLEIDEIQANAILEMQLRRLAALEHQKITAEHDELQAKINEYKLILASPERQRQIVSEELAAIVDKFGDDRRSKLVPFDGDMSIEDLIAEEDIVVTITNGGYVKRTKTEDYRSQKRGGKGVRGTKLKQDDIVAHFFVSTTHHWLLFFTNKGRVYRAKAYELPDAGREARGQHVANLLAFQPDEQIAQILAIRDYDAAPYLILATKAGLVKKTPLKDYDSPRSGGVIAINLRETPDGSDDELIGAELVSAEDDLLLVSRKAQSIRFTASDDALRPMGRATSGVKGMSFREGDELLSMNVVRAGTFVFTATDGGYAKRTNVDEYRVQGRGGLGIKAAKIVEDRGSLVGALVVEETDEILAITLGGGVIRTRVNEVRETGRDTMGVQLINLGKRDAVVGIARNAEAGREAEEIDAVVGDAADSEVIDGETVEAEAEGTEPSAGEHEE, encoded by the coding sequence ATGGCCGACGAAAATTCCCCTGTGATGCCCGAAGAGGTGCCGGCTGTCCCGGGCGTGGGCATGCGTGTCGAGCCTGTGGGGCTCGAGACCGAGATGCAGCGCTCGTATCTCGACTATGCGATGTCCGTCATCGTGTCGCGTGCCCTGCCGGATGTGCGGGACGGCCTCAAGCCGGTGCACCGCCGTGTGCTGTACGCGATGTACGACGGCGGGTACCGGCCTGAGAAGGGCTTCTACAAGTGCGCCCGCGTCGTCGGCGACGTCATGGGTACGTACCACCCGCACGGTGACTCGTCGATCTACGACGCTCTGGTCCGACTGGCGCAGCACTGGTCGATGCGTATGCCGCTGGTGGACTCGAACGGAAACTTCGGCTCTCCCGGTAACGACCCGGCCGCCGCCATGCGGTACACCGAGTGCAAGATGATGCCGCTGTCCATGGAGATGGTCAGGGACATCGACGAGGAGACCGTCGATCTCCAGGACAACTACGACGGCCGCAACCAGGAGCCGGTCGTTCTGCCGGCGCGGTTCCCGAACCTGCTGGTCAACGGCTCTGCGGGCATCGCGGTCGGCATGGCCACCAACATTCCGCCGCACAATCTGCGCGAGGTCGCGGCCGGCGCCCAGTGGTACCTGGAGAATCCGGAGGCTTCGCACGAGGAGCTCCTGGACGCCCTGATGGAACGGATCAAGGGCCCGGACTTCCCGACGGGTGCCCTGGTCGTCGGACGCAAGGGCATCGAGGAGGCGTACCGGACCGGTCGTGGCTCCATCACGATGCGCGCGGTCGTGGCGGTCGAGGAGATCCAGAACCGTCAGTGCCTGGTTGTGACGGAACTTCCGTACCAGACCAACCCGGACAACCTCGCGCAGAAGATTGCCGATCTGGTGAAGGACGGCAAGGTCGGCGGTATCGCGGATGTCCGCGACGAGACCTCTTCGCGTACCGGTCAGCGCCTTGTCGTGGTGCTGAAGCGGGACGCGGTTGCCAAGGTCGTACTGAACAACCTCTACAAGCACACAGATCTGCAGTCCAACTTCGGTGCCAACATGCTCGCCCTGGTCGACGGGGTGCCGCGCACCCTGTCGATCGACGCGTTCATCCGGCACTGGGTGACGCATCAGATCGAGGTCATCGTCCGGCGTACGAAGTTCCGGCTGCGCAAGGCCGAGGAGCGGGCGCATATTCTGCGTGGTCTGCTCAAGGCGCTTGACGCGATCGACGAGGTCATCGCGTTGATCAGGCGCAGCCAGACGGTCGAGGTCGCGCGTGAGGGCCTGATGGGCCTGCTGGAGATCGACGAGATCCAGGCGAACGCGATCCTGGAGATGCAGCTGCGCCGACTGGCCGCTCTGGAACACCAGAAGATCACGGCTGAACACGACGAGCTGCAGGCCAAGATCAACGAGTACAAGCTGATTCTTGCCTCACCCGAGCGGCAGCGTCAGATCGTCAGCGAGGAGCTGGCCGCGATCGTCGACAAGTTCGGTGACGACCGACGCTCCAAGCTGGTGCCCTTCGACGGCGACATGTCCATTGAGGACCTGATCGCCGAGGAGGACATTGTCGTCACCATCACGAACGGTGGTTACGTCAAGCGCACCAAGACCGAGGACTACCGTTCGCAGAAGCGTGGCGGTAAGGGGGTCAGGGGCACGAAGCTGAAGCAGGACGACATCGTCGCCCACTTCTTCGTCTCGACGACCCACCACTGGCTGTTGTTCTTCACCAACAAGGGCCGGGTCTACCGCGCGAAGGCGTACGAACTGCCGGATGCGGGCCGTGAGGCGCGCGGGCAGCATGTGGCGAACCTCCTGGCCTTCCAGCCGGACGAACAGATCGCTCAGATTCTGGCGATCCGTGACTACGACGCGGCACCGTATCTGATCCTGGCCACCAAGGCCGGTCTGGTGAAGAAGACTCCGCTCAAGGACTACGACTCGCCTCGTTCCGGAGGTGTCATCGCCATCAACCTGCGGGAGACCCCGGACGGCAGCGACGATGAGCTGATCGGCGCAGAGCTGGTTTCGGCCGAGGACGATCTGCTGCTGGTCAGCAGGAAGGCGCAGTCGATCCGCTTCACCGCGTCGGACGACGCGCTGCGTCCGATGGGGCGGGCGACATCAGGCGTGAAGGGCATGAGTTTCCGTGAGGGGGACGAACTGCTCTCGATGAATGTCGTGCGGGCGGGTACTTTCGTCTTCACTGCCACCGACGGCGGATACGCGAAGCGGACCAATGTCGACGAGTACCGCGTCCAGGGTCGCGGTGGCCTGGGTATCAAGGCCGCCAAGATCGTGGAGGACAGGGGCTCACTGGTCGGTGCGCTGGTGGTCGAGGAGACGGATGAGATCCTCGCCATCACGCTCGGCGGCGGTGTGATTCGTACGCGAGTCAATGAGGTCAGGGAGACAGGCCGTGACACCATGGGCGTCCAACTGATCAACCTGGGCAAGCGCGATGCCGTGGTCGGTATCGCTCGTAACGCCGAGGCCGGCCGCGAGGCCGAAGAAATCGACGCGGTTGTCGGCGATGCTGCTGACAGCGAAGTGATCGACGGTGAAACCGTTGAGGCGGAAGCCGAGGGCACCGAGCCTTCGGCAGGGGAGCACGAGGAGTAG
- a CDS encoding DUF5324 family protein: protein MTRMDSVRAATGTAKESVLHAAEVVAPYAGTAKEQATHYATEARVRLAPKVSLAAQQARNQYDERLAPHVEQALTHVPPKVDAAAHRAGKAARQAQSQLAPHVEQALAAAGPVREEAMARSTAALAALRGQVSPKEIQKLVRKHERRARAGRLAKGLLVISVLTGGAFAAWKWWDKQANPDWLVEPPAPTEVSDRPNLNAVDGSAAALDPEVQAKQAEAEADDTDRDDRP from the coding sequence GTGACCCGCATGGACAGCGTGCGCGCCGCGACCGGTACGGCGAAGGAAAGCGTGCTGCACGCCGCGGAAGTGGTGGCACCCTACGCCGGAACGGCCAAGGAACAGGCCACGCATTACGCCACCGAAGCACGCGTACGGCTGGCTCCCAAGGTCTCGCTCGCAGCACAGCAGGCCAGGAATCAGTACGACGAGCGCCTCGCACCGCATGTCGAACAGGCCCTCACCCATGTCCCGCCGAAGGTCGACGCGGCGGCCCACCGGGCCGGTAAGGCGGCCAGGCAGGCGCAGAGCCAGCTCGCACCCCACGTCGAGCAGGCCTTGGCAGCAGCCGGGCCGGTACGTGAGGAAGCGATGGCCCGCAGTACGGCCGCACTGGCAGCGCTGCGTGGGCAGGTCTCACCGAAGGAGATCCAGAAGCTGGTCAGAAAGCACGAGCGACGGGCGAGGGCGGGCCGGCTGGCCAAGGGGCTTCTCGTCATCAGCGTGCTGACCGGCGGTGCCTTCGCCGCTTGGAAGTGGTGGGACAAGCAGGCCAACCCCGACTGGCTGGTCGAGCCGCCGGCCCCCACCGAAGTGTCCGACCGGCCGAACCTGAATGCGGTCGACGGCAGCGCCGCCGCTCTCGACCCTGAGGTACAGGCCAAGCAGGCCGAAGCCGAGGCAGACGACACAGACCGCGATGACCGTCCGTAA
- a CDS encoding rhomboid family intramembrane serine protease produces MEQVPGGPEQQKSPSGLPSCYRHPGVETGISCTRCERPICPQCMVSASVGFHCPECVRSGSGTGHSASASRPRTLVGGGVTSDPRLITKILIGINVAVFIAVQAVGNRLIDDLVLVGRWPPAPFPASQGVADGEWYRLLTSVFLHQQVWHIGFNMLSLWWIGAPLEAALGRVRYITLYLLSGLAGSALTYLVASPSQPSLGASGAVFGLLGATAVLMRRLNYDMRPIIVLLVINLVITFYFSGIAWQAHIGGLVAGVIVAIGMIHAPRERRALVQYGTCALVFVVTLGMVLARSAMLT; encoded by the coding sequence ATGGAACAGGTGCCAGGAGGCCCGGAGCAGCAGAAGTCACCGAGCGGTCTGCCCAGCTGCTACCGGCATCCCGGTGTGGAGACGGGAATCAGCTGCACACGCTGCGAGCGCCCCATCTGCCCGCAGTGCATGGTGAGTGCTTCGGTCGGATTCCACTGCCCGGAATGCGTGCGGAGCGGATCGGGAACAGGGCATTCCGCTTCGGCGAGCCGGCCGCGCACTCTGGTGGGCGGTGGGGTGACATCCGATCCCCGGCTGATCACCAAGATCCTCATCGGGATCAATGTGGCGGTGTTCATCGCGGTGCAGGCCGTCGGTAATCGGCTGATCGATGATCTGGTTCTGGTGGGACGCTGGCCTCCGGCCCCTTTCCCTGCGAGCCAGGGCGTCGCGGACGGTGAGTGGTACCGGCTGCTGACTTCTGTCTTCCTGCATCAGCAGGTCTGGCACATCGGGTTCAACATGCTCAGCCTGTGGTGGATCGGCGCTCCGCTGGAAGCGGCGCTCGGACGGGTGCGCTACATCACCCTTTATCTGCTTTCCGGGCTGGCAGGCAGCGCCCTGACCTATCTCGTGGCCTCTCCGAGCCAGCCGTCGCTCGGCGCCTCGGGCGCCGTCTTCGGTCTGCTGGGCGCGACCGCGGTGCTGATGCGGCGCCTGAACTACGACATGCGTCCGATCATCGTGCTGCTGGTGATCAACCTGGTCATCACGTTCTACTTCAGCGGTATCGCCTGGCAGGCACACATCGGCGGGCTGGTCGCCGGTGTGATCGTCGCGATCGGCATGATCCACGCCCCGCGCGAGCGCCGGGCGCTGGTGCAGTACGGGACCTGCGCGCTGGTCTTCGTGGTGACCTTGGGGATGGTGCTGGCCAGGTCCGCCATGCTCACCTGA
- a CDS encoding DUF3566 domain-containing protein, translated as MSGATGAGAAASGAGAHGARGPAADSQGGTVTDSLGAQPPYGAQPYQPPQAYPSPQTAGGSPGGQPGAGAQAVRRARTGARTTPRTRKARLRVAKADPWSVMKVSFLLSIALGICTVVAAAVLWMVMDAMGVFSTVGGTISEATGSSDGSGFDLQSFLSLPRVLLFTAVIAVIDVVLATALATLGAFIYNLSAGFVGGVEVTLAEDE; from the coding sequence GTGAGTGGAGCCACGGGCGCCGGAGCGGCCGCTTCCGGAGCTGGAGCACATGGTGCCCGTGGCCCTGCCGCGGATTCCCAAGGGGGAACGGTGACGGACTCTCTGGGGGCTCAGCCCCCGTACGGGGCGCAGCCGTATCAGCCGCCCCAGGCATACCCGTCCCCGCAGACTGCGGGCGGTTCGCCGGGTGGGCAGCCGGGAGCGGGAGCGCAGGCCGTGCGGCGGGCGCGTACCGGGGCCCGTACAACACCGCGAACCCGCAAGGCGCGGCTGAGGGTTGCCAAGGCGGACCCGTGGTCGGTGATGAAGGTCAGCTTCCTGCTTTCCATCGCGCTGGGTATCTGCACGGTCGTGGCTGCCGCCGTGCTGTGGATGGTCATGGACGCGATGGGCGTCTTCTCGACGGTGGGCGGAACGATCAGCGAGGCCACCGGGTCGAGTGACGGCAGCGGCTTCGATCTCCAGTCCTTCCTGTCGCTGCCACGCGTCCTGCTGTTCACGGCTGTCATCGCGGTGATCGACGTGGTGCTGGCCACGGCTCTGGCCACGCTCGGTGCCTTCATCTACAACCTGTCGGCCGGGTTCGTCGGGGGCGTCGAGGTGACCCTCGCCGAGGATGAGTAG
- a CDS encoding helix-turn-helix domain-containing protein, producing MDAAQQEATARARDLQRSWYGEPLGALFRRLIDDLGLNQARLAAVLGLSAPMLSQLMSGQRAKIGNPAVVQRVQALQELSGLVADGSVSAGEATDRMEEIKKSQGGSVLSNTGQTTSGSGAPTVRRVVREIQSLLRSVSAAGDIIDAANTLAPTHPELAEFLKVYGAGRTSDAVSHYEAHQN from the coding sequence ATGGACGCAGCACAGCAGGAAGCCACCGCGAGAGCGAGGGACCTTCAGCGCAGTTGGTACGGGGAGCCGCTGGGGGCGCTCTTCCGTCGCCTCATCGATGATCTGGGACTGAATCAGGCCCGTCTCGCCGCGGTGCTCGGGCTGTCCGCGCCCATGCTCTCCCAGCTGATGAGCGGCCAGCGCGCCAAGATCGGCAATCCGGCCGTTGTCCAGCGTGTGCAGGCTCTCCAGGAACTGTCCGGCCTGGTCGCAGACGGCAGCGTCAGCGCGGGAGAGGCGACCGACCGGATGGAAGAGATCAAGAAGTCGCAGGGCGGATCGGTCCTCTCCAACACCGGTCAGACCACTTCCGGCTCGGGTGCGCCGACCGTGCGCCGGGTGGTGCGGGAGATCCAGTCGCTGCTCCGGTCGGTGTCCGCCGCCGGAGACATCATCGATGCCGCGAACACACTCGCCCCCACCCACCCCGAACTGGCAGAGTTCCTCAAGGTGTACGGCGCCGGGCGTACCTCGGATGCGGTCTCGCACTATGAGGCACACCAGAACTGA
- a CDS encoding peptidylprolyl isomerase yields the protein MAEQLYATLKTNHGDIEVRLLPNHAPKTVKNFVELAQGEREWTHPATGKKSTDRLYDGTVFHRVIGGFMIQGGDPLGNGTGGPGYEFGDEFHPDLAFDKPYLLAMANAGPGTNGSQFFITVAPTAWLTRKHTIFGEVADPASQKVVDEIIATPTNARTDRPLQDIVIETVIVENRAS from the coding sequence GTGGCCGAGCAGCTTTACGCCACCCTCAAGACCAACCACGGCGACATCGAGGTGCGGTTGCTGCCGAACCACGCGCCCAAGACGGTCAAGAACTTTGTGGAGCTCGCGCAGGGCGAGCGCGAGTGGACTCACCCGGCGACCGGTAAGAAGTCCACGGACAGGCTGTACGACGGCACGGTCTTCCACCGGGTGATCGGTGGCTTCATGATCCAGGGCGGCGATCCGCTGGGTAACGGCACCGGTGGCCCGGGCTATGAGTTCGGCGACGAGTTCCACCCCGACCTGGCCTTCGACAAGCCGTATCTGCTCGCCATGGCCAATGCCGGGCCGGGCACCAATGGCTCGCAGTTCTTCATCACCGTCGCGCCGACGGCGTGGCTGACCCGTAAGCACACCATCTTCGGCGAGGTCGCCGACCCGGCCAGCCAGAAGGTTGTGGACGAGATCATCGCCACCCCGACCAACGCGCGGACCGACCGCCCGCTCCAGGACATTGTCATCGAGACCGTGATCGTCGAGAACCGCGCGAGCTGA
- a CDS encoding aminodeoxychorismate/anthranilate synthase component II, with product MSARILVVDNYDSFVFNLVQYLYQLGAECEVVRNDEVSLAHAQDGFDGVLLSPGPGTPEQAGVCVEMVRHCAASGVPVFGVCLGMQSMAVAYGGVVGRAPELLHGKTSAVSHAGTGVFAGLPSPFTATRYHSLAAEPHTMPDELEVTARTADGIIMGVRHRDLPVEGVQFHPESVLTEHGHLMLANWLAVCGDTEAVGRSAGLAPVVGKAAA from the coding sequence ATGAGCGCCCGCATCCTGGTCGTCGACAACTACGACAGCTTTGTGTTCAACCTGGTCCAGTACCTGTACCAGCTGGGCGCCGAGTGCGAGGTGGTACGCAACGACGAGGTGTCCCTCGCTCATGCGCAGGACGGCTTCGACGGTGTGCTGCTCTCCCCCGGCCCCGGAACGCCCGAACAGGCCGGTGTATGCGTGGAGATGGTGCGCCACTGCGCCGCCTCCGGAGTCCCCGTCTTCGGTGTCTGCCTGGGCATGCAGTCGATGGCGGTGGCGTACGGCGGAGTGGTGGGCCGGGCGCCGGAGCTGCTGCACGGCAAGACATCGGCGGTGTCCCACGCGGGAACCGGGGTGTTCGCCGGGCTGCCTTCGCCGTTCACCGCGACCCGCTATCACTCGCTCGCCGCCGAGCCACACACGATGCCTGACGAACTCGAGGTCACAGCCAGGACCGCCGACGGCATCATCATGGGAGTGCGGCACCGGGATCTGCCGGTCGAGGGTGTTCAGTTCCATCCGGAGTCGGTGCTCACCGAACACGGTCATCTGATGCTCGCCAACTGGCTTGCCGTGTGCGGGGACACGGAGGCTGTGGGCCGGTCCGCGGGGCTCGCTCCGGTGGTGGGCAAGGCTGCGGCGTGA
- a CDS encoding serine/threonine-protein kinase, translated as MGEVFAGRYELVDPIGRGGVGAVWRAWDHRRRRYVAAKVLQQSDAHTLLRFVREQALRIDHPHVLAPASWAADDDKVLFTMDLVSGGSLAHVIGDYGPLPPRFVCTLLDQLLAGLAAVHAEGVVHRDIKPANILMEATGTGRPHLRLSDFGISMRKGEPRLTDTNYVVGTPGYFAPEQMLGAEPDFTADLFALGLVALYLLEGARPDSRALMEHFAAHGTPGAPQGVPEPLWQVIAGLLQPDPGARFRTATGARKALTAAVELLPESGTSDEPVEIFDQIGPLPAGFGPDGPAPRRATAPSTHRTSAQQPPRQPALPQQPERPHSDPQQQPPQGQSVAMSDTGSFYLAPPPQLHPTSAPISATAYAAPHGVSPLPARPPYEQPGTYLYTAQSAQVPTQSVPVRQKRAGPPPKVAVLVLVLAVICFAVGIWALAQR; from the coding sequence ATGGGTGAGGTCTTCGCCGGACGGTACGAACTGGTCGACCCGATCGGGCGCGGGGGCGTCGGGGCGGTCTGGCGCGCCTGGGATCATCGTCGCCGCCGCTATGTGGCGGCGAAGGTGCTGCAGCAGAGCGACGCGCACACTCTGCTCCGCTTTGTGCGCGAGCAGGCGCTGCGGATCGATCACCCGCATGTGCTCGCCCCCGCCAGCTGGGCGGCGGACGACGACAAGGTGCTGTTCACCATGGATCTGGTGAGTGGGGGTTCGCTCGCGCATGTCATCGGGGACTACGGGCCGTTGCCACCTCGATTCGTCTGTACCCTCCTCGACCAGCTGCTGGCCGGGCTCGCCGCGGTGCATGCCGAGGGCGTAGTGCACCGAGACATCAAGCCGGCCAACATCCTCATGGAGGCCACTGGAACAGGACGACCGCATCTGCGACTGTCCGACTTCGGAATCTCGATGCGCAAGGGTGAGCCCCGCCTCACCGACACCAACTATGTAGTGGGAACCCCCGGTTACTTCGCACCGGAACAGATGCTCGGCGCCGAGCCCGACTTCACGGCTGATCTCTTCGCACTCGGTCTGGTGGCTCTCTATCTGCTCGAGGGGGCCAGGCCCGATTCCCGGGCCCTGATGGAGCACTTCGCGGCCCACGGCACCCCTGGTGCGCCGCAAGGTGTCCCTGAGCCGCTGTGGCAGGTCATCGCCGGGCTGCTTCAGCCGGACCCTGGGGCCAGATTCCGTACAGCAACGGGCGCCCGCAAGGCGCTGACTGCAGCCGTGGAGCTGCTTCCCGAGAGCGGTACCAGCGATGAACCTGTAGAGATCTTCGACCAGATCGGCCCACTTCCAGCCGGATTCGGGCCGGACGGACCGGCCCCGCGCCGGGCCACCGCGCCCTCCACGCACAGGACCTCCGCACAGCAGCCCCCACGCCAGCCTGCTCTGCCACAGCAACCAGAGCGTCCTCACTCCGACCCTCAACAGCAGCCACCACAGGGGCAATCGGTCGCGATGTCCGACACGGGCAGCTTCTATCTGGCTCCGCCACCACAGCTGCACCCCACATCCGCGCCTATCTCCGCCACCGCCTACGCCGCTCCGCATGGCGTGTCCCCCCTCCCTGCCCGGCCCCCCTACGAACAGCCCGGCACTTATCTGTACACCGCCCAGTCCGCGCAGGTTCCCACCCAGTCGGTGCCGGTCCGGCAGAAGCGGGCGGGGCCGCCCCCGAAGGTGGCGGTTCTTGTGCTGGTTCTCGCGGTGATCTGCTTCGCCGTGGGCATCTGGGCGCTGGCCCAGAGGTGA
- a CDS encoding DLW-39 family protein codes for MKKLLLVALAAIGGLLVYRQIQADRAEQDLWTEATDSVPAGSGV; via the coding sequence GTGAAGAAGCTTCTCCTGGTCGCACTGGCTGCCATCGGCGGGCTCCTTGTGTACCGCCAGATCCAGGCGGATCGCGCCGAGCAGGACCTGTGGACGGAGGCGACTGACTCCGTGCCCGCAGGTTCGGGTGTGTGA
- the crgA gene encoding cell division protein CrgA → MPKSRIRKKADFTPPPVNKQATAIRLSNRSWVAPVMLAFFLIGLAWIVVFYVTEGDMPIKPFGNWNIVAGFGFIAAGFGVSTQWK, encoded by the coding sequence GTGCCGAAGTCACGTATCCGCAAGAAGGCCGATTTCACACCGCCGCCCGTCAACAAGCAGGCGACTGCCATAAGGCTGAGCAATCGCAGCTGGGTGGCCCCGGTGATGCTCGCGTTCTTCTTGATCGGTCTCGCCTGGATCGTTGTCTTTTATGTGACGGAGGGTGATATGCCCATCAAGCCGTTCGGGAACTGGAACATCGTGGCCGGCTTCGGCTTCATCGCCGCTGGCTTCGGCGTCTCCACCCAGTGGAAGTAG
- a CDS encoding DUF881 domain-containing protein: MSNSGDSPAGADRRWFRRPVRVLTAAVFALAGLIFVTSFNTAKGTDIRTDASMLKLSDLIQERSDKNKALDESTATVRDDVDALAQRDDRSTKAEDVQLRALEKSAGTQKVSGPALTVTLDDAPPNATANPGYPAPQPNDLVIHQQDLQAVVNALWQGGAQGIKVMDQRLITTSAVRCVGNTLILQGRVYSPPYKVTAVGNTDRLRAALNASTAIRNYQQYVKAYGLGWKVDEHRVTTLPGYSGTVDLHYAKPVG, encoded by the coding sequence TTGAGCAATTCTGGCGACTCTCCCGCAGGTGCTGACCGCCGCTGGTTCCGGCGTCCGGTCCGGGTGCTCACCGCCGCCGTTTTCGCGCTGGCCGGCCTCATCTTCGTCACGAGTTTCAATACTGCCAAAGGCACGGATATCCGTACCGATGCGTCCATGCTGAAACTTTCGGACCTCATCCAGGAGCGCAGCGACAAGAACAAAGCGCTCGATGAATCCACCGCTACCGTGCGCGATGACGTGGACGCACTCGCTCAGCGTGACGACAGGAGCACAAAAGCGGAGGACGTCCAACTCAGGGCCCTGGAGAAGTCTGCGGGCACCCAGAAGGTCAGCGGACCGGCACTGACCGTCACACTCGACGACGCTCCGCCCAACGCCACCGCCAATCCGGGCTATCCAGCTCCGCAGCCCAATGACCTGGTGATCCACCAGCAGGATCTGCAGGCGGTCGTCAACGCCCTCTGGCAGGGCGGCGCCCAGGGCATCAAGGTCATGGACCAGCGACTGATCACAACCAGTGCGGTGCGGTGCGTCGGGAACACACTCATCCTGCAGGGACGCGTCTACTCGCCGCCGTACAAGGTGACGGCCGTCGGCAATACGGACAGGCTCAGGGCGGCGCTCAACGCTTCCACGGCGATCAGGAACTACCAGCAGTATGTGAAGGCCTACGGGCTGGGCTGGAAGGTCGATGAGCACCGGGTGACGACCCTCCCCGGTTACTCGGGCACGGTGGATCTTCACTACGCGAAGCCTGTGGGCTGA